TGATTTTATCCGCCAAGTGGGTAAAACTGCCGATGGTAAATCTATTATTGCTGGAGCTTTGGGAACTGTACCAGGGGCAGATGGTAAGGCTTTAAAATCTTTTACGGCCTTGTGGAAGGAGAAAACTGGCAAAGAGCTAACTGCTTATGTCCCTCATAATTGGGATGCCACAGTTTTAATGATGTTGGCAGCAGAAGCTAGCGATGCCAATACTGGAGAAGGCATTAAAAGCAAAATATTAGATGTGGCAAATGCTCCTGGTACAGAAGTTAGCGATGCCTGCGAGGCGATGAAGCTAGTTCGCCAGGGAGAAAACATTAATTTCCAGGGCGCAAGTGGTAACGTTGATATCGATCAAAATGGCGATGTTGTCGGCAGTTATGATGTTTGGCAAGTAGGAGAAGATGGTAGCCTGAGCGTAATTGATAAAGTTAATCCTGTCAGCAATAAATAGTCTGACCAACAATCACAGATTTCTCTTGCAAACTAACCCTGAATCAAACTAAGCTTAAGTTGAGATAGGAACAAGATATATAATTGCGATCTATATCTTTTGTGCATCCCATAACCCTCATCTAAAATCATTCCTGTTTTAAATAACTCAGATCGCACTTATCGCATTCTAGAATAAAGAACACCATAAATTATGATACTGAAACAAGTAATTGCCCTGGTCAAAAGTCTCTCTCCTGCACCCGCAGTTCATGCTCATTGTGATGGTCCTTGTGGCGTATACGATCCCGCTTCGGCTCGTATTACGGCTGAGGCTGTGGTTTCTATGACCAAGAAAATTATGGATATGGAAGCCCCTCCTCATGAGGATAAAGCTGCTAATATTGCTTACCACAATACTCTTTCTCGCTATGTAACAATCAAAGAAGAGCAGGCTCAAAAAACCAAAGAAGATTTATTAATTCTCTGGACAGACTATTTTAAGCCTGTGCATTTGGAGAAATATCCCGATCTTCACGATACTTTTTGGAAAGCTGCTAAACTTTGTTCTGCTTGTAAAGTAGAAGTAAGTACAGAACACGCTAATGAATTAATGGAAGCAGTTCAGAAAATTCATAATATGTTTTGGGCAACTAAAGAACGTGACGTTAGCTTTGTCAAAGCCAGCTAGAATTTATTAAATTCCCCTAGGAAAGTTACTAAGGTGAGTTATTTAGATATAGCTCACCATTTTTTATAAATGAGATTTTAGCAAGCATCTCAAAAAATAGTTCAGTTGTTTTTAGTACCCGATCTTGTTAATTTTGATTAATTTACCTCAAAACTTAAAGGCAGTTGTTTGTTGAAGGGCAAATCTTCATTAATAGCAGTAATTTCCGCTTGTGAACCACGATTCACCTCACCGATGTAATTATGAAGAATTTTAGCCATACGACCGTTGTAAAAACGGTGCAAACTACGGTTAGCTGTTGCGGGAAAACCTCTTCTTTTTTTGTGCCTGCCTCCTGCACCTGGATCGTACATTTGAATACCGTTGGCTATTGCCCATTCAATAGGTTTATAATAACAGGCTTCAAAATGGAGACAATCATATTCCTCGTCACATCCCCAATAGCGTCCATATAAATTTTCACCTTTGCGCAGGCAAAACGACATACCTACGGGTTTTTGAGCGTCATGCTCAGTATATGCCACAATTAATACAAGGCGATCGCTGTAGTTGGGATAAAGCTGTTCAAAAAACTGACGGGTTAAATATTTGCTTCCCCAGTAGAATTTATTGCAGGTACTACTATAAAAGCGATATATCTCAGAATACAAGTGACGTGGAATTTCTGAACCGACATAAGTTTTAGTATGCAAACCAGCTTTAACGACGGCTTTTCTCTCTCGCTTAATGTTTTTGCGCTGATTACTATTAAACATTTTGAGATAGTCGTCAAAGCTTTGAAAATCGCGATTTGACCAAATATAGCCATGGTGTAGCCAGCTATGAAAACCGTTTTTTTCCATCATTGCGCCCCAGTCAGGATCGACAAACAAGAAATTACAGCCCGAAAGATGATTGCGATCGCAAAAATTATCAATTGCTGCTACCATAATCTCCGTCAGTATCTCTTCATCTTCTCCAGGGGCAATCAAGAAGCGATAGCCGACGGCTGGAGTAAAAGGGGTCATACCCAGTAATTTTGGATAATACTCAATACCCAAGCGATGAGATAAATCTGCCCACTGATGGTCAAAGATAAATTCACCATAGCTATGACCTTTAATATACAGTGGTGCTGCGCCAATTAGCTGAGCGTCGCGCCACAGTGCTAAATGGCATGGCTGCCAACCTGTACGGGCAGTAGCACTACCAGAAGTTTCAATGTTGTTTAGCCATTCCCATTCAAGAAAGGGAGTATTCAAAGGTTTTGCCAACTCATCCCAGTCTGGTTGAGGAATTTCGGCAATTTGAGAAACCCAAGCTATAGAATATTGAGATTTAATCTGCTCAACCATAAGGTATTTTTATTTTCAGGGCGGGAGGACAAACTTAAGTAAATTAGTTCACTAATTAGCCTAATAAATATTGCCCAAGATTGCAGCATCAATTTTATCTTTTTCTTGCTTGAATGATCTTAATTAACAAATGGGTAAATAGAGGAGCGTTAATTCTTTAAGCAGCCTCAATCAAGATGTCCCACTCAGGTTGAGAGTCTGCTTGGGTTTGGAATATTTGGGAAACAGTAACTAAAAGAGCAAGATGACTAATTAAACGATCGCGATTTTCTCTCAGGCGCGATCATTTAGCACATAATATTCTTACTGTACGGCGTATAGAACGCTCTCTTTCAACTCTAATAACAAATTATCTCTGTTTGACAGCTCACACTAAATCCGATTGATAAAGGTAACGATTAATTTACTGACCTCTGACTTGAAAAACCGATAAATTACCTACACGAACAGGATTTAGTATCACTCATTGTTACTATGCCTCTAAATAAGGTCTAGATAAAATAATCTTTCCTAAAATAAGGCTAAAAAATTGCTACCGTAACCAGCAAAAACCCATATTTGCATTAAAAAATATGACCTCGTTGATTTTTAATTATTAAGCTAGTGAATTACATTTAATCAATTAGACACGCTACAATTTTGAAGATAA
This DNA window, taken from Pleurocapsa sp. FMAR1, encodes the following:
- the sodN gene encoding superoxide dismutase, Ni, encoding MLKQVIALVKSLSPAPAVHAHCDGPCGVYDPASARITAEAVVSMTKKIMDMEAPPHEDKAANIAYHNTLSRYVTIKEEQAQKTKEDLLILWTDYFKPVHLEKYPDLHDTFWKAAKLCSACKVEVSTEHANELMEAVQKIHNMFWATKERDVSFVKAS
- a CDS encoding GNAT family N-acetyltransferase, with the protein product MVEQIKSQYSIAWVSQIAEIPQPDWDELAKPLNTPFLEWEWLNNIETSGSATARTGWQPCHLALWRDAQLIGAAPLYIKGHSYGEFIFDHQWADLSHRLGIEYYPKLLGMTPFTPAVGYRFLIAPGEDEEILTEIMVAAIDNFCDRNHLSGCNFLFVDPDWGAMMEKNGFHSWLHHGYIWSNRDFQSFDDYLKMFNSNQRKNIKRERKAVVKAGLHTKTYVGSEIPRHLYSEIYRFYSSTCNKFYWGSKYLTRQFFEQLYPNYSDRLVLIVAYTEHDAQKPVGMSFCLRKGENLYGRYWGCDEEYDCLHFEACYYKPIEWAIANGIQMYDPGAGGRHKKRRGFPATANRSLHRFYNGRMAKILHNYIGEVNRGSQAEITAINEDLPFNKQLPLSFEVN